The sequence below is a genomic window from Zhongshania aliphaticivorans.
TGCGATTAAAACGTTCGCCGGTGGAATTGCTCCGCACCCGCTCTTCTAGCGAGTTTTCACTCGCCTCGTCGCTGCTAAAAAACAATTTCATTTTGCGCTGAGTATTGGGTAAATCAAACTTCGCTTTCACCCGGACGTCAGTCTGAATTTCGCCGTGTTCCTCCCAGGTCTGCTTAAATTGGAGTTTCACGTAGCTTTCATTTTTGTAATCTGGGGGGGCATCCTCTTTACTGAAGTAGCGGTCGACGCCTTCGGCAAAATCGACCCAGGACTCTGACCATTCATCACGAGTCTCTTCAGCGCTTAATAACGATCGAGTGATAAAACTAGACTGGGGAGTATCAGCGTCGAGTGAGCGGGCGAAGGCAGGGGGAACATAAAGCAGGGCGATAGCACAGTACAGCATCATTATATATCTGCACCGACGGCAAAAGCTCAAACCCATGACTGCTACCAACTTCATTGACGTCTAAAGACTATAGAAAGCGCAGCTGTTAACGTCCACTAAACAGTGCAAAATACACAAACAAAAAAGGCACCCGCAGGTGCCTTTTCACAAAACATCAAGTTTAGATCAGCCGTCTTTCAAGGCTTCTTGACGCTCCAGTTCTTTTTCCATGAACTGCATCCACTGCTTAGCATAGTCCTTGGATTTCTCGCTTTTTGCTGCTTCTTTAAAGGCCTTTTTGGCACCCTCGTATTCCTGCAGGTTAAAACGAGCCATACCCAGCACTAAATAGGCGGTATCTGGACGCTTGAGGTCACCCTTTTTGAATGCGTTTTCAATTGCCTTTTCAGCTTTATCAAACTCATCATTATCGAGGTATATATTCCCTAAACGCGACCAAAGCTCACCTTTATCAGACTTGGCAGCCGCTTTTTCCATTTCTGGAATTGCGCGCTTTAGCTCCTGAGCCTGACGCCAAGCGTTACCCAGCAATTCGAGATTCTTAGAGGTAGCAGGGATATCGCCTTTCTTAATCCCTTTATCCAGAACCTTAGCTGCTTTATAGGGCACTTCCTGAGACAGGAAGAGATACGCCATGTTAATTAGCTCTTTGTCATTATCCAGAACACCTTCGGTGTATGCCGTCTCCATTGCTGCAGTCGACTTACTCTCCATTTTCAGCTCGTTATACATGGCTGAAAGTTGAAGCCAATAGGCTTTCTTCTGGTAGTGCTTCAGCGTTTCTTCAAGAATCGCAGTTACACGTTTAATGTCGTTCTTTTCATAGTACAAATAGCGCTGCAAGCCCCACCATTGCTCTTTAGGAACCTTGCCTCGGCTGGTGTAGTCATTGATAGCGACCTCAATGTACTTCAGCGCCTTGTCTAAGTCCTTTAGCTGGTAGTAACCCTGCGACAATAATGCGTAAGCACCAGCGCCCGGATCTTCTTGCATCTCTTGCTTTGCCTTAAACCATTCCAAAAGAGTGTTTACACCGTTTCTGTAATCCTCTTTCACGAAGTAAAGCTGAGCAATGGTGTATTTAGTATTTAACTCCATCGCTTCCGGAATATCCGGCTGCTTAACCACGTTGCGGTATGCATCCAAGGCCAAATTGTACTTTTCTTGCGTAAAATAAATAAACGCGTACATATTATAGAGGTTGGCAAGCTCATAGCTATTGAGTGAATTCCGTCCTTCTTTATCGCGGAGTTCATTCAGTAGGTTAATCGCCTGACTGTATTTTTTTTCGTCCGCAGCCATCTGCGCTTCATTTAATTTTTCATAAATTTTAGCGCGGATTGCTGGTGTTCTACGTGTGCTACGCTTGGGCTTCTCTGATCTGTCGGCAGCGTGGGCAATACCCACGCTTAGCTCACCAACCAGCGGCTGCACGGCGGTGCTTACCACCGGCAGAGCTAGAACAGTGGCAACACCTAAGACCAGAGAGCAGCCCAGCTTGACCAACACCGGACGCATCGCTTTAGTGCTCGAGTGATAATCAGACATTATTTTTCCAACTCATAAGTGAACCGGTTTTGAATGCCCGGCACCTCAATAGGCTCGCCGTCGGACACACGCGGTTTGTACTTAAACTTCTCTGCGGCTTTTATAGAAGCGCGCTCAAAATAACCGGACGGCTCGCAGTCGACTGCCACGATATCACGGGTAGTACCCGCTTTTGTTACCGTGTACTCAACCGTACAATAACCCGTAACACCTCGACTCTGCGCACGACGCGGATATATCGGTGCAACTTTGACGATTGGCAAATATTCACCATCTGAGGCGGAAAGCCCCCCGGCGGTATTTGTTAAATCGACACTCTGAGCTGGCGTCATATTGACAACATCCATATTTGGATTGATGTCTTCCATCTCAGGCTGCTCCATATCCGGCGGTGGCTCATCTGGCTCCTTCGGCTTATCGGGCTTGCTGTCCTTCATTGTTTCAATCTTGGTGTCCGGCATTTGAATATCGGCCAGCTTTGTACGCGGTTTTTCATCCAGCGTTTTATCAGCCATCTCGATAAGCGATGGCATTATGATGAACAGCGCTGCTGTCACCACAAATGCCAATGCGGCACCATATAAAAGTCGAATATTCATATTGATCAGCTGTCTTCAGTGGCCAATGAAACATCGTATACACCAGCCGACCGGCTAGCGTCGATAACCGCAGTAACCGTCTCGGTATTCGAGGCTTTATCAGCCTGAATTACCACGGCACCTTTTGGATTTTCGGCGTGCATCCGCTCTACAACTGAGCGAACTGCGCGCTTATCTACCCGGCGCTTATCAATCCATATTTCGTTGGTTGCTGTGACCGCAATCAGAATATTAACATTCTCTTTTTTACTTGATGTTGATGCGTCTGGGCGGTTCACCTCGACGCCAGCTTCCTTGATAAAGGACGCTGTTACAATAAAGAAGATCAACATGATAAACACAACGTCGAGCATCGGCGTTAAGTCTATTTCAGAGGGATTATCCTCTTGTCCGCCTCTTTTATTCCTTCTCATGTTAGCTCTCTTAGTGATCTGTTGTCAGATGGTCTTCCAAAAGCTCGCTCTCACGCTCTGCAATACTTTTAACATAGGTATTGATAAAAACGCCTGACAAAGCCGCAACCATACCCGCCATTGTCGGGATTGTTGCTTTTGAAACACCGCCGGCCATCGATTTAGCATCGCCGCCACCCGTTACCGCCATGATATTAAACACTTCAATCATACCGGTAACAGTACCCAACAACCCTAACAGTGGGCACAGTGCCACCATTGTCTGGATCATTGGCAAACTCGCATTAATCTTAATTGATACTTCAGATATCAATTTTTCGCGAATTCGCTTGGCATTCCAGGATTTACGCTCTGTGCGTTTCTCCCAGCTGCCAATGGCACCGTTGACGTCTTTCGACAACTCAAATTTGTAATACCAAAGTCTTTCCAGAGCGAGAGTCCACATCAAAAATGTCAGGCCGGCGATGGCCCAAAGTACGTCGCCGCCTGCATCCATGAATCGTCGAATTATCTCCGCCCATTCATTCAGTAGGTACATCGCTTAATTCCCCGCGTGACCTTCCGTGTGTTCGGCAATGATGCCCGTAGTTTGCTGGTCAAGAACATGGATAATCTTCTTGGCCCGACCGCTCACAAAAGTGTGCAGTAGAACTGTTGGGATCGCTACCACCAGACCGAGTACAGTAGTTACCAGTGCACCAGAGATACCGCCAGCCATTGCTTTCGGATCACCAGCACCAAAGATGGTGATGGCCTGGAAGGTGATAATCATACCGGTTACGGTACCCAGCAGACCCAGTAGCGGGGCAACTGCGGCGATAATTTTGAGCAGGTTCAATGAGTTCTCTAGGCGCGGAGTCTCTTTCAGAATCGCTTCCGACAGTTTCAGCTCCAGAGTTTCAGGATCCATGCTTGGATTATCTTCATGAACTTTCAATACACGACCAAGGCTGTTATTGGTGTTGGCTTTTTTGGTTTTCAGCTGACTAGCAACTTTCATGTCTTCTAATGTAAGTACAATCAGACGCCAAATCGCGATCAACATAGCCAGTGCACCAACTGCAGTGATGACGTAACCAACCACACCACCCTGATGCCAACGCTCAGTTAAGGTTGGGCTATCAATCAACGCTGCCAGGTAAGAGCCACCGGTAGGACCAGTAGGGTCAACACCGAAGGGGTGCATGCCTGAAGTAGCGTTCGCCAATTCTTCAGCCCAGCCCATGTAGCGAGTTGGCTGACGAGACAACACAGCTAAAGTGCCGTTTTCTGCGATATATTGCAGGTACTCACCTTCAGTATTGACTGCGTTGAAGGTACCAACACGGACAACGTCCTGCTCGCTCTTCTCGCCGCCAGCACTGGTTACAGTAGTGCGGAATTTAACAACACGACCAGACTCAGTCATTTCGCGCTGTAGTTCAAACCATACTCGCTCAATCTCTTCAATGCTTGGCAGCTCTTCTGCACCAGACATCTTAGAAATCAAATCGTCGATAAACTGCTCACGCTGTGGGAACTGGATACTAACGAGTGACGATTGGAAGTTTGAACGTAAATCACCAGCAGTAGACGTCAGGTGACCAAACAGCTCAGTCAATGTACCCAGACGTTCCTTAAGCGTACGCTGACGCTCAGTGATCACGGTCTCATTTTCTTCAAAGGTTTTTTCCAAATTGGAAGAACGCTTCTCTTCTGCAGCCAAGGTACGTTTCGCTTCATCCAGCGTTTTTTGCTGGTCGTAACGGGCTGCAACAAAGCGCTGTTCGCGCTCTTTGTTTTCACGAGCGTCGGTCGCATAACCCTGACGAACCATTTTAAGCAGTTCATCTAGAGACTTGGCGTCCTCCGCCATAGCGGGCATCGCTGCAACAGCAATCATACCGCCAAAGGCAAGCACTGCGGCTTTAAATAGATTACGTTTCATTATTTCGCAGCCTCCGGAGCAGGAATCGGGAGTTTCATAATATCGATAGAAGCCTGCTTATTGGAAATCCGCAGACCCTTTTGGATCGCGCCGCGGTAGTCGCCAGCATCCAATTCAACCCAGCTGCGCTTGTCTTGATCCCAAGCACCAGACTGTTCACCGTCTGTGGTTTGGTACATTAAGCCAATGCGACCAATACGCAAGAAGTTAACATCACGCTCAGAACCAGCAACAAGCGCTACGCCTTTGTAGCTATCAATTTTACGACCGTATTCGTTCTCGATTTTGTATGCTTCAAGAACTTGACGGAATTTCTCAGCAATCGTGATATCTGAGCGGTCCATATTGCTACGCAGGAACTCAACACGCTCTTTACGCTCATCGATATGGAACGGCACGTCTAAAGAAACGAACTGCTCAAGACCGTCGATCATACGAATCAATAAAGGAGTAATCTGACGCTGGATAATCGTTGCTTCATCAACAGATTTTTCCAGGCCAGCAATACGGCGCAACTGGCCGGCAATTTGCTTTTCTAGACGAGCATTGTAGATGCGCAAACCATCTACCTGTTTCATCACGATTTTATAATCTTGGAGCAAATCACCTGTTTCGGCCGCCAGACGGTCAATTTTGACCTGTGACTGTTGCGCTGCCTTCGTTCTCTTCTGACCTACTTCAAGAACTTTACTAACAGGAATCAGTGGTTTAGGGGGTGGCAGTTGTGCTGCCGCATCTTGTCCAGCAGTTGAATCAGCTGAGTAGGCCGGCGACGCAGCCAGCATACCAACAGCCATACCGACCGCTAGCGCGATTGTTTTCAATCGTTGCGTTTTCATGGGAATTGCTTTTCCTATTTGGGACGTTTAGTGAAAGCAGAGCTTATTATCTTGTTCAGCCGTACGGCCAGTCGTAAGACCGTGCTTTCATACAGCGGAGCTTATTTTAATCACGAGCAATCATAAGAATCAACGAGAAAACTAAATGT
It includes:
- a CDS encoding MotA/TolQ/ExbB proton channel family protein is translated as MYLLNEWAEIIRRFMDAGGDVLWAIAGLTFLMWTLALERLWYYKFELSKDVNGAIGSWEKRTERKSWNAKRIREKLISEVSIKINASLPMIQTMVALCPLLGLLGTVTGMIEVFNIMAVTGGGDAKSMAGGVSKATIPTMAGMVAALSGVFINTYVKSIAERESELLEDHLTTDH
- a CDS encoding MotA/TolQ/ExbB proton channel family protein; translated protein: MKRNLFKAAVLAFGGMIAVAAMPAMAEDAKSLDELLKMVRQGYATDARENKEREQRFVAARYDQQKTLDEAKRTLAAEEKRSSNLEKTFEENETVITERQRTLKERLGTLTELFGHLTSTAGDLRSNFQSSLVSIQFPQREQFIDDLISKMSGAEELPSIEEIERVWFELQREMTESGRVVKFRTTVTSAGGEKSEQDVVRVGTFNAVNTEGEYLQYIAENGTLAVLSRQPTRYMGWAEELANATSGMHPFGVDPTGPTGGSYLAALIDSPTLTERWHQGGVVGYVITAVGALAMLIAIWRLIVLTLEDMKVASQLKTKKANTNNSLGRVLKVHEDNPSMDPETLELKLSEAILKETPRLENSLNLLKIIAAVAPLLGLLGTVTGMIITFQAITIFGAGDPKAMAGGISGALVTTVLGLVVAIPTVLLHTFVSGRAKKIIHVLDQQTTGIIAEHTEGHAGN
- a CDS encoding energy transducer TonB gives rise to the protein MNIRLLYGAALAFVVTAALFIIMPSLIEMADKTLDEKPRTKLADIQMPDTKIETMKDSKPDKPKEPDEPPPDMEQPEMEDINPNMDVVNMTPAQSVDLTNTAGGLSASDGEYLPIVKVAPIYPRRAQSRGVTGYCTVEYTVTKAGTTRDIVAVDCEPSGYFERASIKAAEKFKYKPRVSDGEPIEVPGIQNRFTYELEK
- a CDS encoding tetratricopeptide repeat protein; translated protein: MSDYHSSTKAMRPVLVKLGCSLVLGVATVLALPVVSTAVQPLVGELSVGIAHAADRSEKPKRSTRRTPAIRAKIYEKLNEAQMAADEKKYSQAINLLNELRDKEGRNSLNSYELANLYNMYAFIYFTQEKYNLALDAYRNVVKQPDIPEAMELNTKYTIAQLYFVKEDYRNGVNTLLEWFKAKQEMQEDPGAGAYALLSQGYYQLKDLDKALKYIEVAINDYTSRGKVPKEQWWGLQRYLYYEKNDIKRVTAILEETLKHYQKKAYWLQLSAMYNELKMESKSTAAMETAYTEGVLDNDKELINMAYLFLSQEVPYKAAKVLDKGIKKGDIPATSKNLELLGNAWRQAQELKRAIPEMEKAAAKSDKGELWSRLGNIYLDNDEFDKAEKAIENAFKKGDLKRPDTAYLVLGMARFNLQEYEGAKKAFKEAAKSEKSKDYAKQWMQFMEKELERQEALKDG
- a CDS encoding DUF3450 domain-containing protein, which encodes MKTQRLKTIALAVGMAVGMLAASPAYSADSTAGQDAAAQLPPPKPLIPVSKVLEVGQKRTKAAQQSQVKIDRLAAETGDLLQDYKIVMKQVDGLRIYNARLEKQIAGQLRRIAGLEKSVDEATIIQRQITPLLIRMIDGLEQFVSLDVPFHIDERKERVEFLRSNMDRSDITIAEKFRQVLEAYKIENEYGRKIDSYKGVALVAGSERDVNFLRIGRIGLMYQTTDGEQSGAWDQDKRSWVELDAGDYRGAIQKGLRISNKQASIDIMKLPIPAPEAAK
- a CDS encoding ExbD/TolR family protein; the protein is MRRNKRGGQEDNPSEIDLTPMLDVVFIMLIFFIVTASFIKEAGVEVNRPDASTSSKKENVNILIAVTATNEIWIDKRRVDKRAVRSVVERMHAENPKGAVVIQADKASNTETVTAVIDASRSAGVYDVSLATEDS